A genomic window from Terrisporobacter glycolicus ATCC 14880 = DSM 1288 includes:
- a CDS encoding zinc ribbon domain-containing protein, with translation MKDMKFSNIQKESEKIKIKKNINDYEDLKAQALLKLGIMTYDKIRKGEIIDEEFTLLCDEIKGFDIEIYTKYMQLRSFENKSNKIVCQCGYVAFKNEKFCPQCGKSLIEEEESYIICKHCNQETEKDSNFCACCGSKIKEEPIHYDDEVYFVNEEVKIKDTIIEEVPEVSMIEEDFGKNFLKEKEEIALEEDNFENEIVEHNNIIETDCIEIEGREFLKDHQDNRPE, from the coding sequence ATGAAGGATATGAAATTTTCTAATATACAAAAAGAATCAGAAAAAATAAAAATAAAAAAAAATATCAATGATTATGAAGATTTGAAAGCACAGGCATTATTAAAATTAGGAATAATGACTTATGATAAAATAAGAAAAGGTGAAATAATTGACGAAGAATTTACATTATTATGCGATGAAATAAAAGGTTTTGATATAGAAATTTATACAAAATATATGCAACTTAGAAGTTTTGAAAATAAAAGTAACAAGATAGTTTGCCAATGTGGATATGTTGCTTTTAAAAACGAAAAGTTTTGTCCTCAGTGTGGAAAAAGTTTAATTGAAGAAGAAGAGTCTTATATAATTTGTAAACACTGTAATCAAGAAACAGAAAAGGATTCAAACTTCTGTGCATGTTGTGGTAGCAAAATAAAAGAAGAACCTATACATTATGATGATGAAGTTTATTTTGTAAATGAAGAAGTAAAGATTAAAGATACTATAATTGAAGAGGTACCAGAAGTAAGTATGATAGAAGAAGATTTTGGAAAAAATTTTTTAAAGGAAAAAGAAGAAATAGCGTTAGAAGAAGATAATTTTGAAAATGAAATAGTTGAACATAATAATATTATAGAAACAGATTGTATAGAAATTGAAGGAAGAGAATTTTTAAAAGATCACCAAGACAATAGACCAGAATAA
- a CDS encoding alpha/beta hydrolase, translating to MKRRKAKSNSESKYDTFSITMELERPLLYNDENNADKNNKLKKENKSQTRKKRMITLLTVLTIFVIGFFIWLSNGYSLQKGDMKYLQSNSKVEVTVKGDYTYFTPKNISATKGFIFYPGVRVNSSSYAKLCNDVASYGYKVVAVDMPFNYANFGKNKANEVIEDNPEIKKWVIGGDSLGGTVACEYAVNNKNVEGIVLISSYPRDNISELGFKVLSLWGSKDNVVDYKELINSKGQLPKDTKYVEIEGANHSQFANYGMHGGDGEALISSDEQMDITVRNIVNFLYNIQ from the coding sequence ATGAAAAGAAGGAAAGCAAAGTCAAACAGTGAAAGTAAATATGATACTTTTAGCATTACTATGGAGTTAGAAAGACCTTTGCTTTACAATGATGAAAATAATGCAGACAAGAATAATAAGCTAAAAAAAGAGAATAAATCACAAACAAGAAAAAAAAGAATGATAACTCTTTTAACTGTATTAACTATATTTGTAATAGGTTTTTTCATATGGCTAAGCAATGGATACTCTTTACAAAAAGGAGACATGAAGTATTTGCAAAGTAACTCTAAAGTTGAGGTTACTGTAAAGGGGGACTACACATACTTTACGCCTAAGAATATAAGTGCAACAAAAGGATTTATTTTTTACCCTGGTGTAAGGGTAAATTCATCATCTTATGCAAAACTATGTAATGATGTTGCTAGTTATGGATATAAGGTAGTAGCTGTGGATATGCCTTTTAACTATGCTAATTTTGGGAAAAATAAGGCTAACGAAGTAATTGAAGATAATCCTGAAATTAAAAAGTGGGTTATAGGTGGAGACTCTCTTGGGGGGACTGTTGCTTGTGAATATGCAGTAAACAATAAAAATGTTGAAGGAATAGTATTAATATCATCATATCCAAGGGACAATATAAGTGAATTAGGTTTCAAGGTATTATCTCTTTGGGGAAGTAAAGATAATGTTGTAGATTATAAAGAATTAATTAATTCTAAAGGGCAATTACCAAAAGATACAAAATATGTAGAAATAGAAGGTGCTAACCACTCCCAATTTGCCAATTATGGAATGCATGGTGGAGATGGAGAAGCCTTAATAAGTAGTGATGAACAGATGGATATAACAGTGAGAAATATAGTTAATTTCTTATATAATATACAATAA
- a CDS encoding oligosaccharide flippase family protein, protein MKRRNLLINVILLTASTMTLGFIGMAFRVYLSNKIGAEGMGLFQLIMSINVVCQTLAISGIRVTMTRLVAEELGKGNEHLVKNIIIKGLLYTLFFSILTGILLFNLSEFISTTWIQDERAIIPLKILSCSLPFVGISCCLNGYFYGCRKVIKCISADIIETLVMISIVSLCITSFSTGRLDYTCALIAVGNSVGSICAAFYSYILYIFEKKHFTLCKSSRNKYSFFKITRVAVPLACSSYIQTSLKTVEDILIPKSLRLYGSSGSMSLSIFGMVKGMAMPLLVFPSIFLASFSTLIIPEIAEANALNKKNTVNYIISRVIKFTMLIAVFATGIFIVFSNELGVGLYKSEEVGYLLKILAPLIPFMYLDKIVDGSLNALDLQVTTLKYNIIDMFVRISAITFLIPKYGIKGFVLVLFISTTFNTSLGVIKILKVTKLKFDILDWILKPALSVTLSSYATKIILYCLHIENSIFISIILDLFIYFIMLILFKAIRRKDLQWFADGLKKDVKRGKWETMGLYKQI, encoded by the coding sequence ATGAAAAGAAGAAACTTACTGATAAACGTCATATTGCTCACCGCTTCAACTATGACTCTTGGTTTTATAGGCATGGCTTTTCGGGTTTATCTATCTAATAAAATTGGTGCAGAAGGTATGGGTTTATTTCAACTTATTATGAGCATTAATGTTGTATGTCAAACGCTAGCTATCTCTGGTATAAGAGTTACTATGACAAGGCTTGTTGCAGAAGAACTAGGAAAAGGCAATGAACATTTAGTAAAAAACATTATTATAAAAGGGCTTTTATACACCTTATTTTTCAGTATATTAACAGGTATTTTATTATTTAACTTATCCGAGTTTATATCAACAACATGGATTCAAGATGAAAGGGCCATTATTCCATTAAAAATTCTATCTTGTTCCCTACCTTTTGTTGGAATATCTTGTTGTTTAAATGGATACTTCTATGGCTGTAGAAAGGTAATAAAATGTATAAGCGCAGATATTATTGAAACATTAGTAATGATAAGTATCGTATCTCTATGTATAACATCTTTTTCAACAGGAAGATTAGATTACACTTGTGCTCTTATTGCTGTGGGAAATTCTGTTGGAAGTATATGTGCTGCATTTTATTCTTACATATTATACATATTTGAAAAGAAACATTTTACATTATGTAAAAGTAGTAGAAATAAATATTCATTTTTTAAAATTACAAGAGTTGCCGTACCTTTAGCTTGTAGTTCATATATCCAAACTTCTCTAAAAACTGTAGAAGATATTTTAATTCCAAAGTCTTTAAGGCTCTATGGCTCTTCAGGATCTATGTCACTATCAATTTTTGGTATGGTAAAAGGAATGGCAATGCCTCTACTAGTATTTCCTTCTATATTTTTAGCTTCTTTTTCAACATTGATTATTCCAGAAATTGCAGAAGCAAATGCTCTAAACAAAAAAAACACTGTAAATTATATAATTTCTAGAGTAATTAAATTCACCATGCTAATTGCCGTATTTGCCACAGGAATATTTATTGTTTTTTCTAACGAATTAGGAGTAGGGCTTTATAAAAGCGAGGAAGTTGGTTATTTGCTTAAGATTTTAGCTCCTTTGATTCCTTTTATGTACTTAGATAAGATAGTTGACGGTAGTTTAAATGCTTTAGACTTACAGGTTACAACATTAAAATACAATATAATTGATATGTTTGTAAGAATTAGCGCAATAACTTTCCTAATACCTAAATATGGAATAAAGGGTTTTGTATTAGTTTTATTTATAAGTACGACATTTAATACATCATTAGGTGTAATAAAAATATTAAAAGTAACAAAACTAAAATTTGATATACTTGATTGGATTTTAAAACCAGCTTTATCTGTAACATTATCTAGTTATGCAACAAAAATTATTCTTTATTGTTTACATATTGAAAACTCAATTTTTATAAGTATTATATTAGATTTATTTATTTATTTTATTATGCTTATTTTATTTAAAGCAATTAGAAGAAAAGATCTGCAGTGGTTTGCAGATGGACTTAAAAAGGATGTAAAAAGAGGTAAGTGGGAGACTATGGGACTTTACAAACAAATATAA
- a CDS encoding RNA polymerase sigma factor has translation MMGTLLDKVIGNEKKAFKKLMIKNSEYIYKLAFLHTKYEEDAEKIMKRTVLYINNNFHMVCKYESFEKYMTKVTIKHINEYLEEIGMVEQEDNDDFIDENGCIDIFKGIDLLDIHLKNVVVLIYFYNLSYKDVGEILNMDESTVKLYLRNSLKFMKDNVKGDFGDDKCEAR, from the coding sequence ATGATGGGGACTTTATTAGACAAAGTTATTGGCAATGAAAAAAAAGCTTTTAAAAAACTTATGATAAAAAATAGTGAATATATATATAAATTAGCTTTTCTTCATACCAAGTATGAAGAGGATGCAGAAAAAATAATGAAAAGAACTGTTCTTTATATTAACAATAACTTTCATATGGTATGTAAATATGAAAGTTTTGAAAAGTATATGACAAAAGTTACTATAAAGCACATAAATGAATATTTAGAAGAAATAGGAATGGTAGAACAAGAAGATAATGACGACTTTATAGATGAAAATGGATGTATAGATATATTTAAAGGAATAGATTTATTAGATATTCATTTAAAGAATGTGGTTGTTTTAATATATTTTTATAATTTGTCTTATAAAGATGTTGGAGAAATTCTTAATATGGACGAAAGTACTGTAAAACTGTATCTTAGAAATTCCTTAAAATTTATGAAAGATAATGTAAAGGGGGATTTTGGAGATGACAAATGTGAAGCCAGATAA
- a CDS encoding DUF6241 domain-containing protein → MTNVKPDKNLLSNIDFDSLEIEKNIDKDIDKYIKEFNVNNADLDLIHIPNNLKTSIKIPFKEAKKEKRKNLRYKILDIILVFIILLPVIGAIYPKVFIKIPKVYSVFKNINEFIQIDNLKSIIGIGKEVIEGSESSSVETIYIKEEDIAKPKGNNEAIKLIHSLANTLVEAEYKWQCSEVTPKTIDLALEGVEEIKDDYDRMHLRNSLTKWKSGDFSNAVEVHNYVWEMLDGNVGKAEVLDKDKIQSILNEYY, encoded by the coding sequence ATGACAAATGTGAAGCCAGATAAAAATCTTTTGAGCAATATAGATTTTGATAGTCTTGAAATAGAAAAAAATATAGATAAAGATATAGATAAGTATATAAAAGAGTTTAATGTAAATAATGCTGACCTTGATTTAATACATATTCCAAATAATCTTAAAACTAGTATAAAAATACCTTTTAAAGAAGCAAAAAAGGAAAAAAGAAAAAACCTAAGGTATAAAATACTGGATATTATTCTTGTTTTTATAATTTTACTACCGGTAATAGGAGCAATTTATCCAAAGGTTTTTATAAAAATTCCAAAAGTATATAGTGTTTTTAAAAATATAAATGAATTTATTCAAATTGATAATTTAAAGTCAATTATTGGGATTGGAAAAGAAGTTATTGAAGGGAGCGAATCTTCTTCTGTAGAAACTATTTATATAAAAGAGGAAGATATAGCAAAACCAAAAGGTAATAATGAGGCAATTAAACTTATTCATTCTCTAGCAAATACTTTAGTTGAAGCTGAATATAAATGGCAGTGTAGTGAAGTAACGCCCAAAACTATAGATTTGGCTTTGGAAGGTGTTGAAGAAATTAAAGATGATTATGATAGAATGCATCTAAGAAACTCTTTAACAAAATGGAAATCTGGAGATTTCTCTAATGCAGTAGAGGTGCATAATTATGTATGGGAAATGTTGGATGGAAATGTGGGTAAGGCAGAAGTATTAGATAAGGATAAAATACAAAGCATTCTAAATGAGTATTACTAA
- the moaC gene encoding cyclic pyranopterin monophosphate synthase MoaC produces the protein MEKKLNHFDSNGNAIMVDVTEKNITERQAIASGKIFVNDETFEKIVEGNMAKGDVLGVARVAGIMATKKTSDLIPMCHPLMLTKSKIDFKFNEDEKSITAISLVKLAGKTGVEMEALTGVNVALLTIYDMCKAIDKNMVISDIHLVEKTGGKSGKFVFEGIND, from the coding sequence ATGGAAAAAAAATTAAATCATTTTGATTCAAATGGAAATGCTATAATGGTAGATGTTACGGAGAAAAATATTACAGAAAGACAAGCAATAGCAAGTGGAAAAATATTTGTAAACGATGAAACATTTGAAAAGATAGTTGAAGGCAATATGGCAAAAGGAGATGTCCTTGGAGTAGCTAGGGTAGCAGGAATAATGGCTACTAAAAAAACATCAGATTTAATTCCGATGTGCCATCCTTTAATGTTAACAAAGTCAAAAATAGATTTTAAATTTAATGAAGATGAAAAAAGCATTACAGCTATTTCTTTAGTTAAATTAGCAGGGAAGACAGGCGTAGAAATGGAAGCGTTGACAGGGGTTAATGTGGCACTTTTAACTATTTATGATATGTGCAAAGCTATAGATAAAAATATGGTAATCTCAGATATTCATTTAGTTGAAAAAACTGGTGGAAAATCTGGTAAGTTCGTATTCGAAGGAATTAATGATTAA
- a CDS encoding prolyl-tRNA synthetase associated domain-containing protein — MDKKEQVLKKLDELNIKYEIVDHPPVYTIEEAENLNLEEKENMVKNLFLKNSNGKCHYLVVLKGDKKADLKSIRSQIQSSALSFASEERLEKHLNLLKGAVTPLGIINDEDHCVNVVIDDDLKNQALIGVHPNVNTSTVFISYNDMIKFINSFGNEILYVNI; from the coding sequence ATGGATAAGAAAGAACAAGTTTTAAAAAAATTAGATGAACTAAATATTAAATATGAAATAGTAGATCATCCTCCTGTTTATACTATTGAAGAGGCGGAAAATCTTAATTTGGAAGAAAAAGAAAATATGGTAAAAAATCTTTTTTTGAAAAACTCTAATGGAAAATGTCATTATCTTGTGGTACTAAAAGGAGATAAAAAAGCTGATTTAAAATCAATAAGATCACAGATTCAATCTAGTGCTCTAAGTTTCGCTTCAGAAGAAAGATTAGAAAAACACTTAAATCTCTTAAAAGGTGCTGTTACACCTCTAGGTATTATCAATGATGAGGATCACTGCGTAAATGTTGTTATAGATGATGACTTAAAAAATCAAGCTCTTATAGGAGTTCATCCTAATGTAAATACTTCAACAGTTTTTATAAGTTATAATGATATGATTAAGTTTATAAATAGTTTTGGAAATGAAATTCTTTATGTTAACATATAG
- a CDS encoding DHHA1 domain-containing protein, with the protein MEKLFYDDSYIKNFTAEIEEVKEVDNKYHVLLNKTAFFPGGGGQYCDLGTIDNISVLAVYEENDKIYHILDKKPNRIHKVKCEIDWDRREYGMQHHFGQHVISACFNNEYNAKTVGFHLGKEFSTVDIEGFFKENDIIKIENMCNEIIRENIPVEILNINKKEAKKLKIKDDLFRLSNDIRVVKFGDLDINLCCGVHVKNTLDLRVIKIKKFEKYKKATRIEFLCGAKAINEMLKRDNYLNKICKLLSSNEEDAYRGIENLNNKLSEINKENKKLEEIISNYEVKEMIEEAEKINNMNIIIKTYENKKMNYINKIANKITERDDNIGLLALINNDKINLLFACSKNLEKIDMNLLLKDSIKLVDGKGGGSKVLAQGGGKNNNNLPSLFDYVKIKIKSV; encoded by the coding sequence ATGGAAAAATTATTTTATGATGATTCATATATTAAAAATTTTACTGCTGAAATAGAGGAAGTTAAAGAAGTGGATAATAAGTATCATGTTTTGTTGAATAAAACAGCTTTTTTTCCAGGTGGTGGAGGCCAGTACTGCGATTTAGGTACTATAGATAATATATCTGTACTAGCTGTTTATGAAGAAAATGATAAAATTTATCATATATTAGATAAAAAACCAAATAGAATTCACAAGGTAAAATGTGAGATTGATTGGGATAGAAGAGAATATGGCATGCAACATCATTTTGGTCAACATGTTATATCCGCTTGTTTTAATAATGAATATAATGCAAAAACTGTAGGTTTTCATTTAGGAAAAGAATTTTCTACTGTTGATATAGAAGGATTTTTTAAAGAGAATGACATAATAAAAATAGAAAATATGTGTAATGAGATTATTAGAGAAAATATACCTGTAGAAATTCTAAATATAAATAAAAAAGAGGCTAAAAAATTAAAAATAAAAGATGATTTGTTTAGGTTGAGTAACGATATAAGAGTTGTAAAATTTGGAGATTTAGATATAAATTTATGTTGTGGTGTTCATGTGAAAAATACTTTAGACTTAAGAGTTATAAAAATAAAGAAATTTGAAAAATATAAAAAAGCAACAAGAATTGAATTTTTATGTGGAGCAAAGGCTATAAATGAAATGTTAAAAAGAGATAATTACTTAAATAAAATTTGTAAGTTACTTAGCAGCAATGAGGAAGATGCTTATAGAGGTATAGAAAATCTAAACAATAAATTGAGTGAAATAAATAAAGAAAATAAAAAACTGGAAGAAATAATAAGTAATTATGAAGTTAAAGAAATGATTGAAGAAGCTGAAAAGATTAACAACATGAATATTATAATTAAAACTTATGAAAATAAAAAAATGAACTACATAAACAAAATAGCAAATAAAATAACAGAAAGAGATGATAATATTGGATTATTAGCTTTAATAAATAATGATAAAATAAATTTATTATTTGCATGTTCAAAGAATCTAGAAAAAATAGATATGAATTTATTATTAAAAGATAGTATTAAATTAGTTGATGGTAAAGGTGGAGGGAGTAAAGTTCTTGCTCAAGGTGGAGGAAAAAATAATAATAATTTACCTTCATTATTTGATTACGTAAAAATCAAAATAAAATCAGTATAA
- a CDS encoding XRE family transcriptional regulator, with product MKKELFNGKRLKIARIYRGKTIDQVSKETNINKKDILAFEENKYKPTVENALKLSNVLHFPRDYFYRNENIKVNVESAHFNPQSTIQRNEEISYREKLVMIHKLYLFFENYIQFPELQLPDNLNKNLSTEELSKRCREFYELGEEPLINMVSFMEAIGVVITDMNIDRRGASPYSQKQSIDGKEKYIVSLGHDKNSLAVRNYDLAYEFAFIISNELNIPAKRFNKDDFASAILLPRNRLIEELDNPNELESYLEVKSKFMVPLTIILYRSYALGLINYKKYNYLMNQISKNGWHKEEPLDNVKATHPTCLRKAYKLLLDNNIVSKNTLMEKLYNENMILYGDDLEKLMGLKEGSLADKKDVKVLSFNNKNNK from the coding sequence ATGAAGAAAGAACTATTTAATGGTAAAAGACTTAAAATAGCTAGAATATATAGAGGAAAAACTATAGATCAAGTATCTAAGGAAACAAATATAAATAAAAAAGATATATTAGCCTTTGAAGAAAATAAATATAAACCAACAGTGGAAAATGCATTAAAACTATCGAATGTACTACATTTTCCCAGAGATTACTTCTACAGAAATGAAAATATAAAAGTAAATGTAGAATCGGCTCATTTTAATCCACAATCAACTATACAAAGAAATGAAGAAATTTCATACAGAGAAAAGTTAGTAATGATACACAAACTTTACCTGTTCTTTGAAAACTATATTCAGTTTCCAGAATTACAACTTCCAGACAACTTAAATAAAAACTTATCTACTGAAGAATTGTCCAAAAGATGTAGGGAATTCTATGAATTAGGTGAAGAACCTTTAATAAATATGGTATCATTTATGGAAGCTATAGGAGTAGTAATTACTGATATGAATATAGATAGAAGAGGAGCTTCTCCATATTCTCAAAAACAAAGTATAGATGGAAAAGAAAAATATATAGTATCACTTGGCCATGATAAAAATTCTTTAGCTGTAAGAAATTATGATTTAGCTTATGAATTTGCATTTATAATAAGCAATGAGTTAAATATACCAGCTAAAAGATTTAATAAAGATGACTTTGCTTCTGCTATTTTATTACCAAGAAACAGATTAATAGAAGAATTAGACAACCCTAATGAATTAGAATCGTATTTAGAAGTTAAATCTAAGTTCATGGTACCACTTACTATAATTTTATATAGATCATATGCATTAGGATTAATCAATTATAAAAAATATAATTATTTAATGAACCAAATAAGTAAAAATGGATGGCATAAAGAAGAGCCTTTGGACAATGTTAAAGCAACTCATCCAACATGTCTTAGAAAAGCATATAAATTACTACTAGATAACAATATAGTAAGTAAAAATACATTAATGGAAAAGCTATACAATGAAAATATGATTTTGTATGGTGATGATTTGGAGAAACTAATGGGACTCAAAGAGGGTTCTCTAGCTGATAAAAAAGATGTAAAAGTTCTAAGTTTTAATAACAAAAATAATAAATAA
- a CDS encoding carbon-nitrogen hydrolase family protein, with translation MSKLKIGLIQMKVCDNKEQNLMKASQLVSKISIERPDIVILPEMFSCPYAPCNFPIYAEEENGKSFNFLSNISKTNNIYLVAGSIPEKEGNNIYNTSYVFNRQGEKIGKHRKIHLFDIDIKNKQKFKESDTLSAGNKVTVFDTEFGKIGLCICYDFRFPELARLMVDKGVKTIIVPASFNMTTGPAHWHIMFKSRAIDNQVFTIGCSPARDYHSSYISYGHSLIVSPFGEILEELTEEENLVTYTIDLNYVDKVREELPLLYHRRKDLYELNEK, from the coding sequence ATGAGCAAGTTAAAAATAGGACTAATTCAGATGAAAGTTTGCGACAATAAAGAACAAAATCTGATGAAGGCTTCTCAATTAGTCTCAAAAATTTCTATTGAAAGACCTGATATTGTTATTTTGCCAGAAATGTTTTCTTGTCCTTATGCTCCATGTAATTTCCCCATTTATGCTGAAGAGGAGAATGGTAAATCATTTAATTTCTTATCAAATATATCAAAAACAAATAATATATATTTAGTGGCTGGTTCAATTCCAGAAAAAGAAGGAAATAATATTTACAATACTTCTTATGTTTTTAATCGACAAGGAGAAAAAATAGGAAAGCATAGAAAAATTCACTTATTTGATATCGACATAAAAAATAAACAAAAGTTCAAAGAATCAGATACTTTATCTGCTGGCAATAAGGTAACTGTATTTGACACAGAGTTTGGTAAAATAGGCTTATGTATTTGTTATGATTTTAGATTTCCTGAACTTGCAAGACTTATGGTAGATAAGGGAGTTAAGACTATAATAGTTCCTGCATCTTTCAATATGACTACAGGCCCTGCCCATTGGCATATTATGTTTAAATCTAGGGCTATAGATAATCAAGTTTTCACCATTGGATGTTCTCCTGCTAGAGATTATCATTCATCTTATATTTCTTATGGTCATTCTTTAATAGTTTCTCCATTTGGTGAGATACTTGAAGAATTAACTGAAGAAGAAAATTTAGTTACTTATACAATTGATTTAAATTATGTAGATAAGGTCAGAGAGGAACTCCCTCTACTTTATCATAGAAGAAAAGATTTATACGAATTAAATGAAAAATAA
- the msrA gene encoding peptide-methionine (S)-S-oxide reductase MsrA: protein MEKTAMFAGGCFWCMVEPFEKLKGVKEIKVGYSGGTNKNPTFNIVLKEDNKHFLVVKIIYDDEILTYNELLEVYFDSVDPTDEEGQFGDKSYCFKTAIFYYDIDQWRQAQKYIEDLEENNIFGDLIAIRLYEAKTFYEAEDFHQNFYKKNPILYREYLRFSGRYEYLKRSYAKRNLSELQYEVTQNKLREKPFKNQYCNYFSEGVYVDVLDNTPLFSSKDKINKNYGWPTFSKAINNNLIKLIKDEEIVNKIEVRSKKSDIHLGYVLNDTLKDLRNNILSINSAAIKFIPENK, encoded by the coding sequence ATGGAAAAAACTGCAATGTTTGCAGGGGGATGCTTCTGGTGTATGGTTGAACCATTTGAAAAGTTAAAAGGTGTAAAGGAAATAAAAGTAGGTTATAGTGGAGGTACAAACAAAAATCCAACCTTTAATATAGTTTTAAAAGAAGATAACAAACATTTTTTAGTTGTAAAAATTATTTATGATGATGAGATTTTAACTTACAATGAACTACTTGAAGTTTACTTTGATTCTGTAGATCCAACTGATGAAGAAGGACAGTTTGGAGATAAATCATATTGCTTTAAAACTGCTATTTTTTACTATGATATAGATCAATGGAGACAGGCTCAAAAGTATATTGAAGATTTAGAAGAAAATAATATATTTGGGGATTTAATTGCAATAAGATTATATGAAGCTAAAACCTTTTATGAAGCAGAAGACTTTCACCAGAATTTTTATAAAAAGAATCCCATACTATACAGAGAATATTTAAGATTTTCTGGAAGATATGAATACTTAAAAAGAAGTTATGCCAAGAGGAATTTAAGTGAGTTACAATATGAGGTAACGCAAAATAAATTAAGAGAAAAACCTTTTAAAAATCAATACTGTAATTATTTTAGTGAAGGAGTTTATGTAGATGTATTAGATAATACTCCTTTATTTTCATCAAAGGATAAAATAAATAAAAACTATGGGTGGCCTACATTTTCAAAAGCGATAAACAATAACTTAATAAAACTTATAAAAGATGAGGAAATAGTAAATAAAATTGAAGTAAGAAGTAAAAAAAGTGACATACACCTAGGTTATGTCTTAAATGATACGCTAAAAGATTTAAGAAATAATATTCTTTCAATTAATTCAGCAGCTATAAAATTTATACCAGAAAATAAATAA
- a CDS encoding SH3 domain-containing protein codes for MINKKNKYAIAALSATSAICALGTSNIHADSKTGEVTAHSLNVRSGPSTSYNAIGGLSKGDKVDILSSKDGWYQIKYKSKDGWVSGDYITTKTSSNSSPTTEKKLVATWGVNVRTGGSTKYKIIGYIKKNSTVEMLGVASSGWYKVKLSDGTIGYSSNKYLKESNSNSGNNSNGSNNNVTVIDSLIATANLNVRSGASTSNSIIGIVYKGDKVSIVERTNSNWYKVKLSNGKVGYCSSAYLKSQGELDSVTNKPGSSDDISYSMQVKAYAYCTGTITATGTKPTFGRTIAVDPTIIPYGTRVYIPEFDKTFVAEDCGGGIKGNKIDIYMNTEKECLNWGVQNITIYILK; via the coding sequence ATGATTAATAAAAAAAATAAATATGCAATAGCAGCATTATCAGCCACATCTGCAATTTGCGCCTTAGGGACAAGCAATATACATGCAGATTCTAAGACAGGAGAAGTGACAGCACATTCACTTAATGTTAGAAGTGGACCATCGACATCATATAATGCTATCGGAGGATTAAGTAAAGGAGATAAGGTCGATATTTTATCTTCAAAAGATGGTTGGTATCAAATCAAGTATAAAAGTAAAGATGGATGGGTAAGTGGAGATTATATTACCACAAAAACTTCTTCAAATAGTTCACCGACTACAGAGAAAAAACTTGTTGCAACTTGGGGTGTAAATGTAAGAACAGGTGGTTCAACAAAGTATAAGATAATAGGATATATTAAAAAAAATAGTACTGTAGAAATGCTTGGTGTTGCTAGTAGTGGATGGTATAAAGTTAAATTAAGTGATGGAACTATAGGGTATTCTAGTAATAAATATTTAAAAGAAAGTAATAGCAATTCAGGAAACAATTCTAATGGTTCAAATAATAATGTTACAGTTATAGATAGTTTAATAGCTACTGCAAATTTAAACGTAAGAAGTGGAGCATCAACATCAAATAGCATTATAGGAATAGTTTATAAAGGTGATAAAGTAAGTATAGTTGAACGTACTAATAGTAATTGGTATAAAGTTAAGTTATCAAATGGAAAAGTTGGTTATTGTTCTTCTGCATATTTAAAATCACAAGGTGAATTAGATTCAGTGACTAATAAACCAGGAAGTTCTGATGATATATCCTATAGTATGCAAGTTAAAGCATATGCTTATTGTACTGGAACTATAACAGCTACAGGTACAAAGCCTACATTTGGTAGAACGATAGCTGTAGATCCAACAATTATTCCTTATGGTACTAGAGTATACATACCTGAATTTGATAAAACTTTTGTTGCAGAAGATTGCGGTGGAGGAATAAAAGGAAATAAAATAGATATTTATATGAATACAGAAAAAGAGTGTTTAAATTGGGGAGTGCAAAATATAACAATATATATTTTAAAGTAA